GTCGACGAGGCGGCGCTCAAGGAGATGGATTCGCTGGTCGACGAGGGGATCACCAGCTTCAAGCTGTTCATGGCCTACCCGGGCGTCTTCTACAGCGACGATGGCCAGATCCTGAGGGCCATGCAGAAGGCCGCCAACAACGGCGCCCTTATAACGATGCACGCTGAGAACGGCATCGCTATCGACGTGCTGGCCGAGCAGGCCGCGGCCAGGGGCCAGACCGATCCGGTGTACCACGGCATTACGAGGCCCTCCCGGATGGAGGGCGAGGCCACCAACCGGGCCATTCAGCTGGCGCTGATGGTCGGGGCACCCGTCTACTTCGTCCACCTGTCGGCCAGCGAGGCATTGGAGAGGGTCGCCGAGGCCCGCGACGCCGGCCACAACGTGTTCGCCGAGACCTGCCCGCAGTACCTGTACCTGAACCTGGAGGACCACCTCGGGGCACCGGGCTTCGCAGGGGCGGGGTTCGTCTGCTCGCCACCCCTGCGCACAAGGGAGCACACCCACCACAAGGACCTGTGGCGCGGCCTGCGCACCAACGACCTGGCCATCGTGGCCACGGACCACTGCCCGTTCTGCATGAAGGACCAGAAGGAGCTCGGCAGGGACGACTTCCGGGCCATACCCAACGGCATCGGCGGCGTCGAGCACCGCATGGACCTCATCTACCAGGGCGTCGCCATGGGCGAGCTGAGCCTGGAGCGCTGGGTCGAGACCTGCTCCACCACCCCGGCCCGGATGTTCGGCATGTACCCGCAGAAGGGGGTCATCGCCCCGGGGTCGGATGCCGACATCGTGCTCTACGACCCGGCCGCCACGACCGAGATCTCGGTCGACACCCACCACATGAGCATGGACTACTCGGCCTATGAGGGGACCACGATCGACGGCAAGGTCGACACCGTGATGTCCAAGGGTCGGATCCTGATCTCCGACGATGCCTACCACGGCGAGAAGGGCCATGGCGTCTACCTCCGCCGGGGCCTGTCCACCTACCTGCAGTAACCACCCGCCAGTAACCACCCGCCGGCCCTGACTGCCGGCCCACCACCGAAGGCGGAAGCCACATGTACGACATCCAGCACCTGATCGACGGGCAGCCCTCCGCATCGACGTCGGGCAATACCGGTCCGGTCTTCGATCCGTCCACCGGCGGACAGGTCGGACGGGTGGGCCTGGCCTCGGTGGCCGAGGTGGATGCCGCCGTGGCCTCGGCCCGTTCGGCGTTCGCAGAGTGGGGTGGGGTCTCCCTGGCCCGCCGCACCAAACTCCTGCTGGAGTTCCGGAACCTGGTGGTGGCCAATGCCGAGGAGGTCGCCCAGCGACTCACAGCCGAGCACGGCAAGGTCCTGGACGACGCCCGGGGCGAGGTGGCCCGCGGCATCGAGAACATCGAGTTCGCCTGTGGGGTGGCCGAAGCCCTGAAGGGCATGCACAGCGAACAGGCCAGCAGCGGCGTCGACGTGTACACCGTGCGCCAGCCCCTGGGCGTGGTGGCCGGCATCACACCGTTCAACTTCCCGGCGATGGTCCCGCTCTGGATGTTCCCCAACGCCGTGGCCTGTGGGAACACCTTCATCCTGAAGCCGTCGGAACGCGACCCCTCGGCCCCGCTGTTCGTGGCCGAGCTGTTCCAGGAGGCCGGGTTCCCGCCGGGCGTCCTGAACGTGGTGCAAGGTGACAAGGTGGCCGTCGACAGGCTCCTGGACCACCCGGACGTAAAGGCGGTCAGCTTTGTCGGCTCCACCCCGATCGCCCGCTACGTGTACGCCACGGCGACGGCAAACGGCAAGCGTGCCCAGGCCCTCGGTGGTGCCAAGAACCATATGATCGTGCTGCCCGATGCCGACATCGACATGGCGGCCGACGCAGCCGTCTCGGCTGCCTACGGGTCGGCAGGCGAGCGCTGCATGGCCATATCGGTGGTGGTGGCA
This region of Acidimicrobiales bacterium genomic DNA includes:
- the hydA gene encoding dihydropyrimidinase, with product MTTLIKNGTVVSATGRHAAEVLVDGTTIAAVLQPGSTLAVSAESGADRVIDATGKYVVPGGIDCHTHMELPFGGTFASDTFEIGTRAAAWGGTTTIVDFAVQKTGENVRDSLEAWHAKAEGQCAVDYAFHMILGGVDEAALKEMDSLVDEGITSFKLFMAYPGVFYSDDGQILRAMQKAANNGALITMHAENGIAIDVLAEQAAARGQTDPVYHGITRPSRMEGEATNRAIQLALMVGAPVYFVHLSASEALERVAEARDAGHNVFAETCPQYLYLNLEDHLGAPGFAGAGFVCSPPLRTREHTHHKDLWRGLRTNDLAIVATDHCPFCMKDQKELGRDDFRAIPNGIGGVEHRMDLIYQGVAMGELSLERWVETCSTTPARMFGMYPQKGVIAPGSDADIVLYDPAATTEISVDTHHMSMDYSAYEGTTIDGKVDTVMSKGRILISDDAYHGEKGHGVYLRRGLSTYLQ
- a CDS encoding CoA-acylating methylmalonate-semialdehyde dehydrogenase codes for the protein MYDIQHLIDGQPSASTSGNTGPVFDPSTGGQVGRVGLASVAEVDAAVASARSAFAEWGGVSLARRTKLLLEFRNLVVANAEEVAQRLTAEHGKVLDDARGEVARGIENIEFACGVAEALKGMHSEQASSGVDVYTVRQPLGVVAGITPFNFPAMVPLWMFPNAVACGNTFILKPSERDPSAPLFVAELFQEAGFPPGVLNVVQGDKVAVDRLLDHPDVKAVSFVGSTPIARYVYATATANGKRAQALGGAKNHMIVLPDADIDMAADAAVSAAYGSAGERCMAISVVVAVGDIADQLVDSIRVRMEKLVIGPGTDPASEMGPLITREARDRVAGYVQAGADAGCDVVVDGRDQVFDNDGFFLGVTLLDRVTTDMSVYTDEIFGPVLSVVRAESYAEGVRMIRDNPFGNGAAIFTRDGGAARQFQRDADAGMVGINVPIPVPVGYHSFGGWNDSAFGDTTMYGPEGLRFYTRPKVITSRWPDPSTSSVDLGFPRND